The following coding sequences lie in one Photobacterium sp. CCB-ST2H9 genomic window:
- a CDS encoding alkene reductase: MSQLFAPIRLGRITLSNRLVMAPMTRSRANLDGTPGALTAEYYTQRASIGLIVTEGVQPSDDGQGYLATPGIYTDAQVAGWKQVTAGIHAQGGHVFFQLMHAGRMSHPDNTLHHRPGVAPSAISPQTKMFTVSGMQDIPVPRALTTEEIRQTVADFRFAARRAIEAGADGVEIHGANAYLIQQFFAPSANTRTDEYGGSIENRARFAIEVAAAIAEEIGADRTAIRLSPGTTIWGIDEGSEGPALYRYLVAELNKLGLAYLHIMHQGNEPLIRDIRDIWQHTLILNRPGRPRDEIGSDLKAGLADLESYGMMILANPDFVERLETGAALNDADPASFYGGSAAGYTDYPTLTAEASA; this comes from the coding sequence ATGAGCCAGTTATTTGCACCGATCCGTTTAGGCCGAATCACCTTATCTAACCGCCTTGTGATGGCACCGATGACCCGTTCCCGGGCGAACCTGGACGGAACGCCCGGAGCACTGACCGCCGAGTACTATACCCAGCGTGCCAGTATCGGCCTGATTGTGACTGAAGGCGTGCAGCCTTCCGATGACGGGCAGGGCTACCTCGCCACCCCCGGGATTTATACCGATGCGCAGGTGGCGGGCTGGAAACAGGTCACCGCTGGCATTCATGCGCAGGGCGGCCATGTGTTCTTTCAGCTGATGCATGCGGGCCGGATGTCGCATCCGGACAATACGTTGCATCATCGTCCGGGTGTCGCGCCATCGGCGATTTCGCCGCAGACAAAAATGTTTACGGTCTCCGGCATGCAGGACATTCCGGTTCCCCGTGCCCTGACGACAGAAGAGATTCGTCAGACCGTTGCCGACTTCCGCTTCGCTGCGCGTCGTGCCATTGAAGCCGGTGCAGACGGTGTTGAGATCCACGGGGCCAATGCGTATCTGATTCAGCAGTTTTTCGCACCCAGTGCCAACACCCGGACCGACGAATACGGGGGTTCGATAGAAAACCGTGCCCGGTTCGCGATTGAGGTCGCTGCGGCTATTGCAGAGGAAATCGGGGCCGACAGAACGGCGATCCGTCTGTCACCGGGCACCACCATCTGGGGAATTGATGAAGGCAGCGAAGGCCCGGCGCTTTACCGTTATCTGGTCGCAGAACTGAACAAACTGGGGCTGGCTTACTTGCATATCATGCATCAGGGCAATGAGCCGCTGATCCGTGACATCCGGGATATCTGGCAGCACACGCTGATCCTGAACCGTCCGGGCCGGCCGCGGGATGAGATTGGCAGTGATCTCAAAGCGGGTCTGGCTGATCTGGAATCTTACGGCATGATGATTCTGGCCAATCCGGATTTCGTTGAGCGCCTTGAAACCGGTGCCGCGCTGAATGATGCAGATCCGGCTTCTTTCTATGGCGGCAGTGCGGCAGGTTACACCGACTATCCGACGCTGACTGCCGAGGCTTCTGCGTAA
- a CDS encoding carboxymuconolactone decarboxylase family protein, giving the protein MLASMGRLEQLPYHIDLARNNGITNEELIEIFTHLAFYAGWPAAVSAITRVHDFRKSHSGIGKTGEQDDRDAI; this is encoded by the coding sequence GTGCTGGCCTCGATGGGCAGACTTGAACAATTGCCTTACCACATCGATCTCGCCAGAAATAACGGGATTACCAATGAGGAGTTAATCGAAATATTTACGCATCTGGCTTTTTATGCGGGCTGGCCAGCAGCCGTCAGCGCAATTACACGGGTGCATGATTTCAGAAAATCACACAGTGGCATCGGCAAAACAGGAGAGCAAGATGATCGCGATGCAATATAA
- the rbsC gene encoding ribose ABC transporter permease, whose product MSTKTLSQPTEAREKKRFSKAWLIEQKSLIALLFLIVVVSFLNPNFFTADNILNILRQTSVNAIIAVGMTLVILTAGIDLSVGSVLALCGAFAASLIAMEVPVLIAVPTALLAGAALGAVSGIIIAKGKVQAFIATLVTMTLLRGVTMVYTDGRPISTGFTDTADVFAWFGTGYALGIPVPVWLMVVVFAAAWYLLNHTRFGRYVYALGGNESATRLSGINVDRVKIGVYAICGLLAALAGIIVTSRLSSAQPTAGMGYELDAIAAVVLGGTSLMGGKGRIMGTLIGALIIGFLNNALNLLDVSSYYQMIAKAVVILLAVLVDNKNK is encoded by the coding sequence ATGAGTACCAAAACCTTGAGTCAACCCACCGAAGCCCGCGAGAAAAAACGGTTTAGCAAAGCCTGGCTGATTGAGCAGAAATCGCTGATTGCCCTGCTGTTTCTGATTGTTGTGGTGTCCTTTCTGAATCCGAACTTTTTCACCGCGGATAACATTCTCAATATTCTGCGCCAGACCTCGGTCAACGCCATCATTGCCGTGGGCATGACACTGGTCATTCTGACCGCGGGGATCGACCTCAGTGTCGGCTCGGTGCTGGCATTGTGCGGCGCGTTTGCCGCCAGTCTGATTGCGATGGAAGTGCCGGTCCTGATTGCGGTGCCGACGGCTTTGCTTGCCGGAGCTGCGCTGGGCGCGGTCAGCGGGATCATCATTGCCAAGGGCAAGGTGCAGGCCTTTATTGCCACCTTAGTGACCATGACGCTGCTGCGCGGCGTCACTATGGTTTACACCGACGGGCGTCCGATTTCGACGGGTTTTACCGATACGGCTGATGTTTTTGCCTGGTTTGGTACCGGCTATGCGCTGGGGATTCCTGTGCCGGTCTGGCTGATGGTGGTGGTGTTCGCGGCGGCCTGGTATCTGCTCAATCACACCCGCTTTGGCCGCTATGTGTATGCGCTCGGCGGGAATGAATCGGCGACTCGTTTGTCCGGTATCAATGTGGACCGGGTGAAAATCGGTGTCTACGCCATCTGTGGTCTGCTGGCTGCGCTGGCGGGCATCATTGTGACCTCGCGTCTGTCTTCGGCACAGCCGACGGCAGGCATGGGATACGAACTGGATGCCATTGCGGCTGTGGTGCTGGGCGGCACCAGCCTGATGGGCGGTAAGGGCCGGATTATGGGCACTTTGATTGGCGCGCTGATCATCGGCTTCCTGAATAACGCCCTGAACCTGCTCGATGTGTCTTCTTACTACCAGATGATTGCCAAAGCAGTTGTGATTTTGCTGGCTGTGCTGGTGGACAATAAAAACAAGTAA
- the rbsB gene encoding ribose ABC transporter substrate-binding protein RbsB has product MKKLATLISAALLTSTVSVSAQAQDTLAIVVSTLNNPFFVTMKDGAEAKAKTLGYDLIVLDSQNDPSKELSNVEDLTIRGVKAILINPTDSDAVSNAIRMANRSNIPVLTLDRGASRGEVVSHIASDNVAGGEMAGKFIMEKVGEQAKVIQLEGIAGTSAARERGEGFMKAVKGSQMDLLASQPADFDRTKGLNVMENLLAANPDVQAVFAQNDEMALGALRAVQASGKQVMIVGFDGTDDGIAAVNRGKLAATIAQQPDQIGALGVETAVKVLKGEKVEKYIPVPLKVVAKQ; this is encoded by the coding sequence ATGAAAAAACTGGCAACCCTGATTTCTGCTGCACTGCTCACTTCGACCGTTTCTGTGTCTGCTCAGGCGCAGGACACGCTGGCGATTGTGGTCTCCACGCTGAACAACCCGTTCTTTGTGACCATGAAAGACGGTGCGGAAGCGAAGGCAAAAACGCTGGGTTACGACCTGATTGTGCTGGATTCGCAAAATGACCCGAGTAAAGAGCTGTCGAATGTGGAAGACCTGACCATTCGCGGTGTGAAGGCCATTCTGATCAACCCGACGGATTCTGATGCAGTGTCGAATGCGATTCGCATGGCGAACCGCTCCAATATCCCGGTCCTGACACTGGACCGTGGTGCCAGCCGGGGTGAGGTGGTCAGCCATATTGCTTCGGATAACGTGGCCGGTGGCGAAATGGCGGGTAAGTTCATCATGGAAAAAGTCGGTGAGCAGGCCAAAGTCATTCAGCTCGAAGGCATTGCCGGAACCTCTGCGGCCCGTGAACGCGGTGAGGGTTTCATGAAAGCGGTGAAAGGCAGTCAGATGGATCTGCTGGCGAGCCAGCCTGCGGACTTCGACCGGACCAAAGGTCTGAATGTCATGGAGAACCTGCTGGCGGCGAATCCGGATGTGCAGGCTGTGTTTGCGCAGAATGATGAAATGGCACTGGGCGCGCTGCGTGCGGTTCAGGCATCAGGCAAGCAAGTGATGATTGTCGGCTTTGACGGTACAGACGACGGCATCGCGGCGGTGAACCGTGGCAAACTGGCAGCGACCATTGCACAGCAGCCGGATCAAATCGGTGCGCTGGGCGTGGAAACGGCAGTGAAAGTCCTGAAAGGCGAGAAAGTTGAAAAGTACATTCCGGTACCACTGAAAGTCGTTGCGAAGCAGTAA
- a CDS encoding LysR substrate-binding domain-containing protein, translating to MKDTVLDLQALKTFVLGIEFKSFALAAKHQHKSTSAVSAHLKKLEMQTNSTLVKKEGRYLLPTEQGEQLLRFAKKMLAMNDEALETIRCIDLQGSVSVGLQEDFAEAILTECLGRFTRVNEHVQLNTMIERYTKLISAIQEGALDLSVTWQGNETTPYSDIIAHTPIQWISSPSFPLENFLEQNLPLPLVMVEPNCLFKKKATDALDSAGIKWKIVYQSQSLSGIWPAVQAGLGVTARTTIGRPDSLKIIQAGLPKMDEIGIQVHRAQDAGNKVQERLADLMTKTIQRNYV from the coding sequence ATGAAAGACACCGTACTGGATTTACAGGCGCTGAAAACATTCGTACTTGGCATTGAGTTCAAAAGCTTTGCTCTGGCGGCTAAGCATCAGCACAAGTCAACATCAGCGGTCAGCGCGCATCTGAAAAAACTGGAAATGCAAACGAACTCTACTTTGGTCAAGAAAGAAGGACGATACCTGCTCCCGACCGAGCAAGGAGAACAGTTACTTAGATTTGCAAAGAAAATGCTGGCGATGAACGATGAAGCACTGGAAACGATCCGATGTATTGATTTGCAAGGCTCAGTCAGTGTGGGGCTTCAGGAAGATTTTGCCGAAGCAATTCTTACGGAATGCTTAGGCCGGTTTACCCGGGTCAATGAACATGTCCAGCTGAATACAATGATTGAAAGATACACTAAATTAATCTCTGCAATTCAAGAAGGTGCGCTCGATTTATCAGTCACTTGGCAGGGGAATGAGACAACGCCCTATTCCGATATCATCGCTCACACACCAATCCAATGGATTAGCTCACCCAGTTTTCCACTCGAGAATTTTTTAGAACAAAATCTACCCTTGCCATTAGTGATGGTTGAACCCAATTGCCTGTTTAAAAAGAAAGCCACAGACGCCTTGGATTCAGCAGGCATCAAATGGAAAATTGTCTACCAAAGCCAAAGTCTCAGCGGAATTTGGCCTGCGGTGCAGGCAGGTCTCGGCGTTACAGCCAGAACCACTATCGGTCGTCCTGACTCACTAAAAATTATTCAAGCAGGATTACCCAAGATGGACGAGATTGGTATTCAGGTTCATCGTGCTCAAGACGCAGGCAACAAGGTTCAGGAAAGGCTGGCTGATTTAATGACCAAGACGATTCAGAGGAATTATGTCTGA
- the rbsA gene encoding ribose ABC transporter ATP-binding protein RbsA: MTQAILQLSEIEKAFPGVKALDKTSLNVYPGRVMALMGENGAGKSTLMKVLTGIYSKDAGSIHYQGQAAAFKGPRDSQQAGISIIHQELNLIPELTIAENIFLGREFTGPLGRIQWGRMYDEADRLLTRLNVKHSSKTLLGDLSLGEQQMVEIAKALSFESKVIIMDEPTDALTDTETASLFAVINELRAQGCGIVYISHRLKEIFEICDDITVLRDGKFIGECRVADTNEDGLIEMMVGRKLEEQYPRIAVKHGETCLEVIGLTGSGVHEVSFTLKRGEILGISGLMGAGRTELMKVIYGALPSERGVINLNGKTINPISPQDGLANGIAYISEDRKGDGLVLGLSVKENMSLCALAQLSKGIQIQHGDEVMAVDDFIRLFNIKTPGRDQIIGNLSGGNQQKVAIAKGLMTRPKVLILDEPTRGVDVGAKKEIYQLINQFKDEGMSIILVSSEMPEVLGMSDRILVMHEGRISGEFDAKNADQEKLLACAVGKLINGEAA; this comes from the coding sequence ATGACGCAAGCCATTTTACAACTCAGTGAGATTGAAAAAGCCTTCCCGGGCGTGAAGGCACTGGATAAAACCAGCCTGAACGTCTATCCGGGACGGGTGATGGCGCTGATGGGGGAAAACGGCGCCGGGAAATCAACCCTGATGAAGGTGCTGACCGGCATTTACAGCAAAGACGCGGGAAGCATTCACTATCAGGGGCAAGCCGCAGCTTTCAAAGGGCCACGTGATTCTCAGCAGGCGGGCATCAGTATTATTCATCAGGAACTGAACCTGATCCCTGAACTGACGATTGCCGAGAATATCTTTCTCGGTCGTGAATTCACCGGTCCGCTGGGCCGGATTCAGTGGGGGCGGATGTACGATGAAGCCGACCGGTTGCTGACCCGGCTGAATGTGAAACACAGCTCGAAAACCTTACTGGGCGACCTGAGTCTGGGTGAACAGCAGATGGTGGAGATAGCCAAGGCGCTGTCGTTCGAGTCGAAAGTCATCATTATGGATGAGCCGACTGACGCGCTGACGGATACCGAAACCGCCTCTCTGTTCGCGGTAATCAATGAGTTGCGCGCACAAGGCTGCGGCATTGTGTATATCTCGCACCGCCTGAAAGAAATCTTCGAAATCTGTGACGACATCACCGTGCTGCGGGACGGCAAATTCATCGGGGAATGCCGGGTGGCAGACACCAATGAAGACGGTCTGATTGAAATGATGGTCGGCCGCAAACTGGAAGAGCAGTATCCGCGCATTGCGGTCAAACATGGTGAGACCTGCCTTGAAGTGATTGGCCTGACTGGTTCCGGCGTACATGAGGTGAGTTTTACCCTCAAACGCGGTGAGATTCTGGGGATTTCCGGTTTGATGGGGGCTGGCCGGACGGAGCTGATGAAGGTGATTTACGGTGCGTTGCCAAGCGAGCGGGGCGTGATCAACCTGAATGGCAAAACCATCAATCCGATCAGCCCGCAGGACGGACTGGCCAATGGCATCGCTTATATCTCGGAAGACCGCAAAGGCGATGGTCTGGTCCTGGGGTTGTCGGTGAAAGAAAACATGTCTCTGTGTGCACTGGCGCAACTGAGCAAAGGGATTCAGATTCAGCATGGCGACGAAGTGATGGCTGTGGATGACTTTATTCGTCTGTTCAACATCAAAACACCGGGCCGGGATCAGATCATCGGCAATCTGTCGGGCGGGAATCAGCAGAAAGTGGCGATAGCCAAAGGCCTGATGACCCGGCCCAAAGTTCTGATTCTGGATGAGCCGACACGGGGCGTCGATGTCGGTGCCAAGAAAGAAATTTATCAGCTGATCAATCAGTTCAAAGACGAAGGTATGAGCATCATTCTGGTGTCTTCCGAAATGCCGGAAGTCCTCGGGATGAGTGACAGGATTCTGGTGATGCATGAAGGCCGGATCAGCGGCGAATTTGATGCCAAAAATGCCGATCAGGAAAAACTGCTGGCCTGTGCTGTCGGCAAATTGATTAACGGGGAAGCAGCATGA
- the rbsK gene encoding ribokinase, which yields MNKLVVLGSVNADHVLRVPDFPRPGETLQGRDYQVIPGGKGANQAVAAARLKADTGFIACIGDDAFGIHIRERFKCDGINTAGVKMQPNCPTGIAMIQVSDSGENTICLSPEANDCLTAERIEPDLARIREARFLLMQLETPLDGIEKAAQEAKAHQTNVILNPAPARALPDSLLSCVDVITPNETEAEVLTGITVTDHASAQRAADVLHRKGIEIVLITLGAKGVWLSQNGRGQLIPGYKVDAVDTTAAGDTFNGAFVTGLLEEMSLESAIQFGHAAAALSVTRFGAQTSIPNREEVDVFLSERFAIVD from the coding sequence ATGAATAAATTAGTGGTTTTAGGCAGTGTGAATGCGGACCATGTCCTTCGGGTGCCCGATTTTCCCCGTCCGGGCGAAACGTTACAGGGACGTGATTATCAGGTGATTCCTGGCGGAAAAGGTGCGAATCAGGCTGTGGCGGCTGCGCGGTTAAAGGCTGATACCGGCTTTATTGCCTGCATCGGGGACGATGCGTTCGGCATTCATATCCGGGAACGTTTTAAGTGTGACGGCATCAATACCGCCGGTGTGAAAATGCAGCCGAACTGTCCGACGGGTATCGCGATGATCCAGGTGTCTGACAGTGGTGAAAATACAATTTGTCTGTCTCCTGAAGCCAATGATTGTCTGACGGCTGAACGGATTGAACCGGATCTGGCGCGGATTCGTGAAGCCCGGTTTCTGCTGATGCAGCTGGAAACGCCACTGGACGGGATCGAAAAAGCAGCGCAGGAAGCCAAAGCGCACCAGACCAATGTGATTCTCAATCCGGCCCCGGCACGTGCGTTGCCCGACAGTCTGTTGTCGTGCGTCGATGTGATCACACCGAATGAAACAGAAGCGGAAGTGCTGACCGGGATTACGGTGACTGACCATGCCTCAGCTCAGCGTGCTGCGGACGTGTTACACCGGAAGGGCATTGAAATCGTCCTGATCACGCTGGGAGCGAAAGGGGTCTGGCTGAGCCAGAACGGTCGGGGCCAGCTGATTCCCGGATACAAAGTGGATGCGGTGGATACCACGGCGGCGGGCGACACCTTCAATGGTGCGTTCGTGACTGGTTTATTGGAAGAGATGTCTTTAGAATCAGCCATTCAGTTTGGCCATGCCGCAGCTGCACTTTCCGTGACGCGTTTTGGCGCACAAACCTCGATTCCGAACCGGGAAGAGGTCGATGTGTTTCTGTCAGAGCGTTTCGCAATCGTTGATTAA
- the rbsD gene encoding D-ribose pyranase gives MKKSTLLHAELSYLVATLGHTDEVTICDAGLPVPDQVQRIDLALTHGVPGFLETVRTLLSESQIEGVVMAEEFQQVSPALHQSLMGLLQEEQARIGRDIAVTYLSHEAFKQRTHQSRAVVRTGECTPYANVIFQAGVVF, from the coding sequence ATGAAAAAAAGTACCCTCCTGCATGCCGAGTTGTCCTATCTGGTGGCGACGCTGGGGCATACCGATGAAGTGACGATTTGTGATGCCGGGTTGCCGGTGCCGGATCAGGTGCAGCGGATCGATCTGGCGCTGACCCATGGTGTGCCCGGTTTCCTCGAGACCGTCCGAACGCTGTTGTCTGAGTCACAGATTGAAGGTGTGGTGATGGCTGAGGAGTTTCAGCAGGTGAGTCCGGCGCTTCATCAGTCGCTGATGGGGTTGCTTCAGGAAGAGCAGGCACGTATTGGCCGCGACATAGCTGTCACCTACCTGTCTCACGAAGCCTTCAAGCAACGGACGCACCAGAGCCGGGCTGTGGTCCGGACCGGGGAATGCACCCCGTATGCGAACGTGATTTTTCAAGCCGGTGTGGTGTTCTGA
- a CDS encoding DUF4865 family protein: MIAMQYKIVLPSDYPMERIENRIREKGHLLDGFPGLMFKAYLYSRKDATSYQNSVNSYAPFYVWRDHESMVVFLESEGFKALCEQFGRPKVEVWFVDGEPVALAEYQSFACIDHQGNQHSDVRGINFSSWEEVSVVWRSHSEIMNDLAGEVYAVVYVARGTLLFRSGTHQS; encoded by the coding sequence ATGATCGCGATGCAATATAAAATTGTTCTCCCATCTGATTACCCGATGGAACGGATTGAAAACAGAATCAGAGAGAAAGGTCATTTGCTGGACGGATTCCCCGGGTTAATGTTTAAGGCTTATCTTTACTCGCGGAAAGATGCGACAAGCTATCAAAATTCCGTAAACAGCTATGCTCCGTTTTATGTCTGGAGAGATCATGAATCGATGGTCGTTTTTCTTGAGAGTGAGGGTTTCAAAGCGCTATGTGAACAGTTTGGTCGCCCGAAAGTTGAAGTTTGGTTTGTTGATGGTGAGCCTGTCGCGCTGGCAGAGTATCAGTCGTTTGCATGCATTGATCATCAAGGGAATCAACATTCAGATGTTCGTGGCATCAATTTTTCCTCATGGGAAGAGGTGAGTGTTGTATGGCGGAGCCACTCAGAAATCATGAATGATCTGGCGGGTGAAGTTTACGCAGTGGTTTATGTTGCCCGTGGTACCTTATTATTTAGATCTGGGACGCATCAAAGTTGA
- a CDS encoding LysR family transcriptional regulator, with translation MTGLLNDMALFVEVANVMSFRKAAEIIGVPNSTLSRRISTLEQEIGLRLLHRTTRKLELTEAGKLYYERCKRIVAEAKLAHEQLGDMLEHPSGLIRASLPVDFAVTFLAPLMPEFMRRYPDITFEFDLTSRKVDMVTEHFDVAIRIGEQESSNLIARKLASLKGQLYASPGYLDRFGEPATPAELTQHECLHILKTDTWQMSDGSETIDVPVSSKFILNNIGMIRRLATLDLGIILMPEEIVAEDLKAGRLRRLLPGWQGAPTPIYAMTETRLLPAKTRCFIEYVRECLAQT, from the coding sequence ATGACGGGATTACTGAACGATATGGCGCTGTTTGTAGAAGTGGCAAATGTCATGAGCTTCCGCAAAGCTGCTGAGATCATAGGCGTGCCGAATTCGACGCTGTCCAGACGTATCAGCACTCTGGAACAAGAAATCGGCTTACGTCTGCTGCACCGGACGACACGCAAGCTGGAACTGACAGAAGCCGGCAAACTCTATTACGAACGCTGCAAACGGATTGTCGCGGAGGCCAAGCTGGCCCATGAACAGTTAGGGGACATGCTGGAACACCCCAGCGGTTTGATCCGGGCATCGCTCCCGGTCGATTTTGCCGTGACTTTTCTGGCGCCGTTGATGCCCGAATTCATGCGCCGCTACCCGGACATCACCTTTGAGTTTGACCTCACTTCCCGCAAAGTGGATATGGTCACAGAGCACTTCGATGTGGCGATCCGGATTGGTGAGCAGGAAAGCTCCAATCTGATTGCGCGGAAACTGGCAAGCCTGAAGGGTCAGCTGTATGCCTCGCCCGGCTATCTGGATCGCTTTGGAGAACCAGCAACACCTGCAGAGCTCACGCAGCATGAATGTCTTCATATTCTGAAGACTGACACATGGCAAATGAGTGACGGCTCAGAAACGATTGACGTGCCGGTCAGCAGCAAGTTCATTCTCAATAACATCGGAATGATCCGAAGACTTGCCACCCTGGATCTGGGGATCATTCTGATGCCGGAAGAAATTGTGGCCGAAGATCTGAAAGCTGGCCGACTGCGCCGGTTATTGCCCGGCTGGCAGGGCGCCCCCACCCCGATTTACGCGATGACTGAAACCCGGTTGCTGCCTGCAAAAACCCGCTGTTTCATTGAATACGTCCGGGAATGTCTGGCGCAAACATAA